The genomic window ACAACAAGGTTACGAAGTCCAAACAACTAGAATTGCTACTAACCCCTGGGAAGAATATCTCTCAGGGTTATCTCAGACTGAAATTATCAGTGAAATAAAAAATTTAGAAGAATTTTGTCAAAATTTAGATATCAGCTTTTTTAATATTGGTTATGCTAGCACTCCTGAAACCATAGATATAATTCCTGAAATCAATAAAAATACATCAATAGTTTACTGTTCAAGTAAAATTGTTGTGAACTTTGAAAACGCCAAAGAATCAGCTAAAGTTATTAAACGCATCTCCCAAGAGAGTGAAAATGGTTATGGTAATTTTCGCTTCTGTGCTGGGGCTAACTGTCCACCTGGTATCCCCTTTTTCCCGACATCGTACCATGTAGGGGAAACATCTTTTGCGATTGGTTTAGAGTTGGCTGATTTGGTAATGCAGGCATTTTCGGAAGCTGATGATATTAAAGATGCTGAAAATAAGCTGCAAATAATTTTAGAGCAAGAAGTTAAACAAGTGGCGGCGATCGCAGAAAAAATATCTGCCCAATTCGCTATAAAATTTCATGGTATAGACACCTCTCTTGCACCATCTTTAGATAAAGAAAATAGTATCGCTTTCGCCTATGAAAAATTACTAGATGGCAAATTTGGCAATCCCGGAACTTTAGCAATTTCTGGAATGCTAACGCGGGTTTTAAAAAGTATACCAGTAAAAACCTGTGGCTATTCTGGCTTAATGCTACCAGTTTGTGAAGATATTGGTTTAGCAACTAGAGCGAATGAGAAAACTTATGATATTACAAATTTATTATTGTATTCATCCGTTTGTGGCTGTGGATTAGATACTGTACCCATTCCTGGGGATATTTCTATAGAACAAATTGCAGCCATATTAATTGATATGACGACTTTAGCGTTTAAACTCAACAAGCCACTATCCGCCAGATTATTTCCTATCCCCAATAAAAAAGCTGGGAAAATGACTGATTTCAATTCCCCCTATCTTGTGGATTGTCAAATATTTGCAGTTAATTGATATTGTTTATAAATTGTATAGCGTTTCCTAATCATATAAGGTATATTATAGCCCCCTCCTTGCTTGCGGGGAGGGGGTTGGGGGTGGGGTTCTTTGTTTCTTCCTTCAATCAGTCAATAAACTGGGGGAAGTTAATACAAACACATCCCTAATACCTTGAGCTTCAATCTGGGGTTTAATTGGCGTGGTAAAGTGGAAAAAATCATGGTCGTTGACTAATAATAATTCCCCTGGATGAAGAACTTTACTAAATATAGGCTTCTCTTTTTTAGCAGTATATAAATGTGTCTCTCCACCTTGAATATTGTCTCGATTCACAGAGAAAATCCCAATAAAATCAGTACCATCTTGATGGATACCTTCAGGTGCAGGATTGCCAAAACTATCAGGGGAACAAGTCGTTCTAATTTGATGCACTCCAATTTCTGCTTCTGGATGTAGTTTACAAGAATCACTAAATGCCAACACTAACTTTTGAAAACTATCAAGTTCTATCATGGTATCTTCTATGTCAGCGAACTCTCTTTTAATGTCGCCGACTAAGGGGTTGTATTCTTTACTTTGAAAAAGATAGCCATGAGGCAATTTATGTAATTTATCACCGACTACTGTAAACCGTGATAGTCTTCTTGAACGGTAGTTGCCTT from Nostoc sp. UHCC 0870 includes these protein-coding regions:
- a CDS encoding DUF711 family protein gives rise to the protein MKIRTITTGISLDSPQETAKLKIAADFNQQAQVIFAQQGYEVQTTRIATNPWEEYLSGLSQTEIISEIKNLEEFCQNLDISFFNIGYASTPETIDIIPEINKNTSIVYCSSKIVVNFENAKESAKVIKRISQESENGYGNFRFCAGANCPPGIPFFPTSYHVGETSFAIGLELADLVMQAFSEADDIKDAENKLQIILEQEVKQVAAIAEKISAQFAIKFHGIDTSLAPSLDKENSIAFAYEKLLDGKFGNPGTLAISGMLTRVLKSIPVKTCGYSGLMLPVCEDIGLATRANEKTYDITNLLLYSSVCGCGLDTVPIPGDISIEQIAAILIDMTTLAFKLNKPLSARLFPIPNKKAGKMTDFNSPYLVDCQIFAVN
- a CDS encoding 2OG-Fe dioxygenase family protein, which produces MQQVGKITELEYAFLFTLRKVNSINTEDFQPFFNNLPLDPYIKGNYRSRRLSRFTVVGDKLHKLPHGYLFQSKEYNPLVGDIKREFADIEDTMIELDSFQKLVLAFSDSCKLHPEAEIGVHQIRTTCSPDSFGNPAPEGIHQDGTDFIGIFSVNRDNIQGGETHLYTAKKEKPIFSKVLHPGELLLVNDHDFFHFTTPIKPQIEAQGIRDVFVLTSPSLLTD